A stretch of Bos mutus isolate GX-2022 chromosome 8, NWIPB_WYAK_1.1, whole genome shotgun sequence DNA encodes these proteins:
- the ATP6V1G1 gene encoding V-type proton ATPase subunit G 1 yields MASQSQGIQQLLQAEKRAAEKVSEARKRKNRRLKQAKEEAQAEVEQYRLQREKEFKAKEAAALGSHGSCSTEVEKDTQEKMTILQTYFQQNRDEVLDNLLAFVCDIRPEIHENYRING; encoded by the exons ATGGCCAGTCAGTCGCAGGGCATCCAGCAGCTGCTCCAGGCGGAGAAACGGGCCGCCGAGAAGGTGTCCGAGGCCCGCAAGC GAAAGAACCGGAGGCTGAAGCAGGCTAAAGAAGAAGCCcaggctgaagttgaacagtacCGCCTGCAGAGGGAGAAGGAGTTCAAGGCCAAGGAAGCTGCG GCTCTGGGATCCCATGGTAGTTGCAGCACTGAAGTAGAGAAGGACACCCAGGAGAAGATGACCATCCTTCAAACCTACTTCCAGCAGAACAGGGATGAAGTCTTGGATAACCTCTTGGCCTTTGTCTGCGACATCCGGCCGGAAATCCATGAGAACTACCGCATAAATGGGTAG